A window of Hypnocyclicus thermotrophus contains these coding sequences:
- a CDS encoding STAS domain-containing protein — protein sequence MKDYIITHLENLSIKLSKIISEKVYWENFLVTLAQNNMNNEIEIKNTLRPIISSNNFKKVFTALKTLNEEINGFPFVELIKLLIDLSDEKLKEKEVVLEEVKDVLSELAVPVLRLWKDIIVAPLVGTLDSERAQSMAEKLLAFTSETRAKYVIIDVTGVNVIDTIVGGFLIETFNAIKLLGTNVILTGIKPNIAHTLVKIGIDFNMVIVKRDLETALNYLILEK from the coding sequence ATGAAAGATTATATTATTACTCATTTAGAAAATTTATCTATTAAACTTTCAAAAATTATAAGTGAAAAAGTGTATTGGGAAAATTTTTTAGTTACTTTAGCACAAAATAACATGAATAATGAAATTGAAATTAAAAATACTTTAAGACCTATTATTTCTTCAAACAACTTTAAAAAAGTATTTACTGCTTTAAAGACACTTAATGAAGAAATAAATGGTTTTCCTTTTGTAGAATTGATTAAATTATTAATAGATCTTAGTGATGAAAAATTAAAAGAAAAAGAAGTTGTTTTAGAAGAGGTAAAAGATGTACTTTCTGAGTTAGCTGTTCCTGTTCTTAGACTATGGAAAGATATTATTGTAGCTCCACTTGTTGGTACTTTAGATAGTGAAAGAGCTCAATCAATGGCTGAAAAATTATTAGCATTTACTTCTGAAACAAGAGCAAAATATGTTATTATTGACGTTACTGGTGTAAATGTTATTGATACAATAGTTGGTGGATTTTTAATTGAAACATTTAATGCTATTAAATTATTAGGTACAAATGTAATTCTTACAGGTATAAAACCAAATATTGCTCATACTTTAGTTAAAATAGGAATTGATTTTAATATGGTAATAGTTAAAAGAGACTTAGAAACAGCACTAAATTATTTAATTTTAGAAAAATAA
- a CDS encoding STAS domain-containing protein — translation MERVVTSIKLYKNLIVPIQIELDDTTVEKMQHQILEEVEQNNLKSIILDISMVDILDSYISYSLTETAKMAKLLGCDTYICGMQPMVSLTLAQMGVNIREITFVKDLEEALEMTKQLNN, via the coding sequence ATGGAAAGAGTCGTTACCTCTATAAAACTTTATAAGAATCTTATAGTACCTATTCAAATTGAATTAGATGATACCACTGTAGAAAAAATGCAACATCAAATATTAGAAGAAGTGGAACAAAATAATTTAAAAAGTATAATTTTAGATATAAGTATGGTAGATATTCTTGATAGCTATATATCTTATTCTCTTACTGAAACTGCAAAAATGGCAAAACTTCTTGGATGTGATACTTATATTTGTGGTATGCAGCCCATGGTTTCTCTTACCTTAGCTCAAATGGGAGTAAATATTAGAGAGATAACATTTGTAAAAGATTTAGAGGAAGCTTTAGAAATGACAAAGCAACTCAATAATTGA
- a CDS encoding SpoIIE family protein phosphatase, translated as MIEPLHINISDENDIFILEFRLKKLLKDNLIFNDKVLLITRELATNILKYGGYGYIDISFIENNIKIIAFDYGEKNEKVLKLSNGLGLGLKVIKSNSSFFDIKKNKYNGFEITVMLSQSNNNNKNFNLIFGVATRPHYLEEHSGDLVYIKKLNHSYLVVIADALGHGEKAYFVANLIKEYLNDFKSDNLNKVYLDLNNKLHNTRGCVIFASIIHKNFLEYFNIGNISAYLLSDKGIKKLINKAGVLGKIDRKIPIKTLDTNFHKEKLIINSDGIKDTYLNYITTQNITDYQETAEKILKEFSIKIDDATCVILGGE; from the coding sequence TTGATCGAACCTCTTCACATTAATATCTCTGATGAAAATGATATTTTTATTTTAGAATTTCGTTTAAAAAAGTTATTAAAAGATAATTTGATTTTTAACGATAAAGTTTTATTAATCACGCGTGAATTGGCTACAAATATATTAAAATATGGTGGTTACGGTTATATTGATATATCTTTTATCGAAAATAATATAAAAATTATTGCGTTTGATTATGGAGAAAAAAATGAAAAGGTATTAAAACTAAGTAATGGATTAGGTTTAGGTTTAAAAGTAATTAAAAGTAATTCTTCTTTTTTTGATATTAAAAAAAATAAATATAATGGATTCGAAATAACTGTTATGTTATCACAAAGTAATAATAATAATAAAAATTTTAATTTGATATTTGGAGTTGCAACTAGACCTCATTACCTTGAAGAACATAGCGGGGATTTAGTTTATATTAAAAAATTAAATCACTCTTATTTAGTAGTTATAGCTGATGCTCTTGGTCATGGCGAAAAAGCTTATTTTGTAGCAAATCTTATAAAAGAGTATTTAAATGATTTTAAAAGTGATAATTTAAATAAAGTATATTTAGATTTAAATAATAAGTTACATAATACAAGAGGATGTGTAATTTTTGCTTCTATTATTCATAAAAATTTTTTAGAATATTTTAATATAGGTAATATTAGTGCTTATTTATTATCAGATAAAGGTATTAAAAAACTAATAAATAAAGCTGGAGTTTTAGGAAAAATTGATAGAAAAATACCAATAAAAACTCTTGATACTAATTTTCATAAAGAAAAATTAATAATAAATAGTGATGGTATAAAAGATACTTATTTAAACTATATCACTACACAAAATATAACTGATTATCAAGAAACTGCAGAAAAAATTTTAAAAGAATTTAGTATAAAAATAGATGATGCTACTTGTGTTATTCTAGGAGGTGAATAA
- the pdo gene encoding protein disulfide oxidoreductase: MSIFNDDIKSQLKNVLKDMENNVKIIFFGNEEQISKDTEEIIKEVVELTDKLSLESYNFKSENDKATLYGIDKAPGFTLLKSDNSQTRMKFYGPPAGYEINSFIFSLLEASGKEQDMPENLINQIKSIDKKVNIKVFIGLSCPHCPGAVIAAHKLALLNENIDAEMIEANAFNELSTQFGISSVPRIFFNDDLDLLGAQPLEKFIETINKL; this comes from the coding sequence ATGTCAATATTTAACGACGATATAAAGTCTCAATTAAAAAATGTACTAAAGGATATGGAAAATAATGTAAAAATTATATTTTTTGGAAATGAGGAACAAATTTCAAAAGATACAGAAGAAATAATAAAAGAGGTTGTAGAACTTACAGATAAATTATCATTAGAAAGTTATAATTTTAAATCAGAAAACGATAAAGCAACTTTATATGGAATAGATAAAGCTCCTGGTTTTACTTTGTTAAAATCAGATAATAGTCAAACAAGAATGAAATTTTATGGTCCACCAGCTGGCTATGAAATTAATTCCTTTATTTTTTCTCTTTTAGAAGCATCTGGTAAAGAACAAGATATGCCAGAAAATTTAATCAATCAAATTAAAAGCATTGATAAAAAAGTAAATATAAAAGTATTTATTGGACTTAGTTGTCCTCATTGTCCTGGTGCAGTTATTGCAGCCCACAAATTAGCATTACTTAATGAAAATATAGATGCTGAAATGATAGAAGCAAATGCTTTTAACGAATTATCTACACAATTTGGCATAAGTTCTGTCCCTAGAATATTCTTTAATGATGATTTAGATTTATTAGGAGCTCAACCACTTGAAAAATTTATAGAAACTATCAATAAATTATAA
- a CDS encoding SulP family inorganic anion transporter, protein MLNVKSIKNDILSGVTVALALVPEAIAFSFVAGVNPVIGLYTAFMMGLITSIFGGRPGMISGATGAIAVVFADLVNLYGIEYLFGAVILMGIFQMLFGILRLGKFARIIPHPVMLGFVNGLAIVIFKAQLSQFKVLDNSGNFIWMKGKELYIMLALVLLTMLIINLLPKLTKAVPATLVAIIVVTLISIYLNSKGYNIKTVKDFAGGEIRAGFPEFHLPKIPISLKTLKIILPFSITAALVGLIESLLTLSLIDELTETRGKSNKECIGQGLANLINGFFGGMGGCAMIGQSMINVTSGGKGRLSGITAALSLIGFVVFGAKLIAIIPLAALVGVMFMVVIGTFEWESLKLGKKIPLFDLAIIIIVTIITVVHDLALAVVVGIILSALNFAWEKGKKIEIKVEYKENKKTYYIDGPLFFASSSNFKQKFSPKNDEYDNIIIDFKHSHVMDHSAIEAINFVVSKYREAGKKIYLRHLSQDCKKLLKNAEEIVEVNIMEDPIYYIADDMLD, encoded by the coding sequence GTGTTAAACGTAAAATCAATTAAGAATGATATATTATCAGGAGTTACAGTAGCTTTAGCCTTAGTACCAGAAGCAATTGCATTTTCATTTGTAGCAGGAGTAAATCCGGTAATAGGTCTTTATACTGCATTTATGATGGGATTAATTACATCTATATTTGGAGGGAGACCTGGAATGATATCTGGAGCTACTGGTGCAATAGCTGTAGTTTTTGCAGACTTAGTAAATTTATATGGTATAGAATATTTATTCGGAGCAGTAATTTTAATGGGGATATTTCAAATGTTATTTGGAATATTAAGATTGGGGAAATTTGCTAGAATAATACCACATCCTGTTATGTTAGGATTTGTAAATGGTTTAGCAATAGTAATATTTAAAGCACAATTAAGTCAGTTTAAAGTGTTGGATAATTCAGGAAATTTTATATGGATGAAAGGTAAAGAGTTATATATAATGTTAGCGTTAGTATTATTAACTATGTTAATAATTAATTTATTACCAAAATTAACAAAAGCAGTACCAGCAACATTAGTTGCAATAATTGTGGTTACATTAATATCTATATATTTAAACAGTAAAGGTTATAATATAAAAACTGTAAAAGATTTTGCTGGTGGAGAAATAAGAGCAGGATTTCCAGAATTTCATTTACCCAAAATACCTATAAGTTTGAAAACATTAAAAATAATATTACCATTTTCAATAACAGCAGCACTTGTAGGACTTATTGAATCACTTCTTACTTTATCACTTATAGATGAATTAACAGAAACAAGGGGAAAAAGTAATAAAGAATGTATAGGGCAAGGCTTAGCAAACTTAATAAATGGATTTTTTGGTGGTATGGGTGGTTGTGCTATGATTGGACAGTCAATGATAAATGTAACATCCGGAGGAAAAGGAAGATTATCGGGAATAACAGCAGCACTTAGTTTAATAGGATTTGTAGTTTTTGGAGCAAAACTTATAGCTATAATACCATTAGCAGCTTTAGTAGGAGTAATGTTTATGGTAGTAATAGGTACTTTTGAATGGGAATCGTTAAAATTAGGAAAGAAAATTCCTTTATTTGATTTGGCAATAATAATAATAGTAACAATTATTACGGTAGTACATGATTTAGCTCTTGCCGTAGTAGTAGGGATAATATTATCTGCTCTTAATTTTGCTTGGGAAAAAGGTAAAAAAATAGAAATAAAAGTAGAATACAAAGAAAATAAAAAAACCTATTATATAGATGGACCTTTATTTTTTGCATCGAGTTCAAATTTCAAACAAAAATTTTCACCTAAAAATGATGAATATGATAATATTATTATAGATTTTAAACATTCACATGTAATGGATCATTCAGCGATTGAAGCAATAAATTTTGTGGTTTCAAAATATAGAGAAGCTGGAAAAAAGATATACCTTAGACATTTAAGTCAAGATTGTAAAAAACTTTTAAAAAATGCTGAAGAAATAGTAGAAGTAAATATAATGGAGGATCCAATATATTACATAGCAGATGATATGCTAGACTAA
- a CDS encoding diguanylate cyclase domain-containing protein, producing MNQKKFFKTINQKKINYLIERDNLERKLKFEEYINNKLELKEMIKVIFKFFKELIRYDAAEIVFDNKAFFYQDNKFEEIKNLNLNIEFLNLYNRGKENKNIFILNEHGEYHVSKLIKPIYYLDEYYGVLIFEAVNFEYDINEINIENDLTKNIGVYIHNILEYTKAKEEIYIDNDFNIFNKKYLIKNITELLENEINFGLIFVKINQFEKLEKLYGESFMKKILENISLILKEIEINNSPTKIGKYKDTVFYMLVENINKRLEKIDIINLDVNIKDHLNSLLNFSFSYGVTHYFREKTINDINYILSNAEFAVSTISNGEKLNILII from the coding sequence ATGAATCAAAAAAAATTTTTTAAAACTATAAACCAAAAAAAAATAAATTATCTAATAGAAAGAGATAATTTAGAAAGAAAACTTAAATTTGAAGAATATATAAATAATAAACTTGAATTAAAAGAGATGATAAAAGTAATATTTAAATTTTTTAAAGAATTAATTAGATATGACGCCGCCGAAATAGTCTTTGATAATAAAGCTTTTTTTTATCAAGATAATAAATTTGAAGAAATAAAAAATTTAAACTTAAATATTGAATTTTTAAATCTTTATAATAGAGGAAAAGAAAACAAGAATATTTTTATTCTTAATGAGCATGGAGAATATCATGTAAGTAAGTTAATTAAACCTATTTATTATCTAGATGAGTATTATGGAGTGCTCATATTTGAAGCAGTAAATTTTGAATATGATATTAATGAAATCAATATAGAAAATGATTTAACTAAAAATATAGGAGTATATATCCATAATATTTTAGAATATACTAAAGCAAAAGAAGAAATTTATATTGATAATGATTTTAATATATTTAATAAAAAATATTTAATAAAAAATATAACAGAATTATTAGAAAATGAAATCAATTTTGGATTAATATTTGTAAAAATAAATCAATTTGAAAAATTAGAAAAATTATATGGAGAAAGTTTTATGAAAAAAATATTAGAAAATATATCTTTAATTCTTAAGGAGATAGAAATTAATAATTCTCCAACAAAAATAGGAAAATATAAAGATACCGTTTTTTATATGTTAGTAGAAAATATCAACAAAAGATTAGAAAAAATAGACATAATAAACTTAGATGTAAATATTAAAGACCATTTAAATTCATTATTAAATTTTAGTTTTTCTTATGGAGTGACACATTATTTTAGAGAAAAAACAATAAATGACATAAATTATATATTATCAAATGCAGAATTTGCAGTATCTACAATAAGTAATGGAGAAAAATTAAATATTTTAATAATATAA
- the ahpC gene encoding alkyl hydroperoxide reductase subunit C, with protein sequence MAVIGRNLNDFYYDIIEGNEIVEKKLVDTVFNVFHEGEFKEIKLSDYKGKWTVLFFYPADFTFVCPTELGDMADNYDKFKELKAEVISVSTDTHFVHFAWHNESPTINKIKFPMLGDPTGTLSRAMEVYKEDEGLAYRGTIIINPEGDIVVSEVNDMPIGRNAKEILRKLEAAKYVAEHNGEVCPANWEKGKDTLKPGKDLVGKI encoded by the coding sequence ATGGCAGTAATTGGAAGAAATTTAAATGATTTTTATTATGATATAATAGAAGGAAATGAAATTGTTGAGAAAAAATTAGTAGATACAGTATTTAATGTATTTCATGAAGGAGAATTTAAAGAAATAAAATTATCAGATTATAAAGGGAAATGGACAGTATTATTTTTCTATCCTGCTGATTTTACTTTTGTTTGCCCTACAGAACTGGGAGATATGGCAGATAATTATGACAAATTTAAAGAATTAAAAGCCGAAGTGATTTCTGTAAGTACTGATACTCATTTTGTACATTTTGCATGGCATAATGAATCTCCAACTATTAATAAAATTAAATTTCCTATGTTAGGAGATCCAACAGGAACTTTATCTAGAGCAATGGAAGTATATAAAGAAGATGAAGGCTTAGCATATAGAGGAACTATAATAATCAATCCAGAAGGAGATATAGTTGTTTCAGAAGTAAATGATATGCCAATAGGAAGAAATGCAAAAGAAATTCTTAGAAAACTTGAAGCAGCAAAATATGTAGCAGAACATAATGGCGAAGTGTGCCCTGCCAATTGGGAAAAAGGAAAAGATACACTAAAACCAGGAAAAGACTTGGTAGGAAAAATTTAA
- a CDS encoding ATP-binding protein, translating into MINIDFQQYEIIINVKEEKDIILARQSIKHFCQKLGFSLSDITKISTSISELARNIFRYAKTGSILAKKLIDENNNEFLEIVAIDNGPGISDIDKATTSGFTTTETSLGLGLSGVKRLMDYFYIDSEKDKGTIVIIQKRRRKF; encoded by the coding sequence TTGATAAATATTGATTTCCAACAATATGAAATAATTATAAATGTAAAAGAAGAAAAAGATATAATTTTAGCTAGGCAAAGCATAAAACATTTTTGTCAAAAACTAGGATTTTCTTTATCAGATATCACAAAAATATCTACTTCCATTTCTGAGTTAGCAAGAAATATATTTAGATATGCAAAAACAGGAAGCATTTTAGCAAAAAAATTAATTGATGAAAATAACAATGAATTTCTTGAAATTGTTGCTATTGATAATGGACCTGGTATTTCTGATATAGATAAAGCTACTACTTCTGGTTTTACTACAACTGAAACAAGCTTAGGCCTTGGTTTATCTGGAGTAAAAAGATTAATGGATTATTTTTATATAGATAGTGAAAAAGATAAAGGAACTATTGTAATAATTCAAAAAAGGAGGCGTAAATTTTGA
- the lysA gene encoding diaminopimelate decarboxylase, giving the protein MKLFGSMENINGVLHIGGLSVNSLVNTYGSPLYVIDREHVENIIELMKNSFKSKKFSTEIAYASKAFINKAMCQFVNAKGLSLDVVSDGELYTAKLANFPSEKIYMHGNNKTDEELRMAIEYNVGTIVVDSKEEFFKLSKLAEISNKTVNVILRVNPGIDAHTHEYIQTSKFDSKFGESIFDDSVITLIKNMINHDYINFLGFHCHIGSQIFDEKPFYAEAEVMLDFIKKVEKLLNYKIKVLNLGGGFGIYYSSEDDPIDLDIFLKKIIEILENKLEEKNLNIEKVAIEPGRSIIANSGVTLYKVGSTKTTYSGKKYIFVDGGMTDNIRPALYQAEYEGVIANRLNDTTCDTYTVAGKCCESGDILIKNKNFVIPNNNDILAVFSTGAYNYSMASNYNRLKKPAVIMVKDKKVNLIVKRETYEDLIRNDLDFEE; this is encoded by the coding sequence ATGAAATTATTTGGAAGTATGGAAAATATTAATGGTGTTTTACATATTGGTGGATTATCTGTAAATTCTCTGGTTAATACATATGGGTCACCATTATATGTTATTGATAGAGAACACGTAGAGAATATTATTGAATTGATGAAAAATTCATTTAAAAGTAAAAAGTTTTCTACTGAAATAGCTTATGCTTCTAAAGCATTTATTAATAAAGCTATGTGTCAATTTGTAAATGCTAAAGGATTGTCTTTAGATGTTGTTTCAGATGGTGAACTTTATACAGCTAAACTCGCTAATTTTCCAAGCGAAAAAATATATATGCATGGTAATAATAAAACTGATGAAGAATTAAGAATGGCAATTGAGTATAATGTGGGGACGATTGTTGTTGACAGTAAAGAAGAATTTTTTAAACTTAGTAAACTAGCTGAAATATCAAATAAAACTGTTAATGTAATACTAAGGGTTAATCCTGGAATTGATGCTCATACACATGAATATATTCAAACATCAAAATTTGATTCAAAGTTTGGCGAATCAATATTTGATGACTCTGTAATTACTTTAATTAAAAATATGATAAATCACGACTACATTAATTTTTTAGGTTTCCATTGTCATATAGGTTCTCAAATATTTGATGAAAAACCATTTTATGCAGAGGCTGAAGTTATGCTTGACTTTATTAAAAAAGTAGAAAAATTATTAAATTATAAAATAAAAGTATTAAATCTAGGTGGCGGATTTGGAATTTATTATTCTAGTGAAGATGACCCTATTGACTTAGATATTTTTCTTAAAAAAATAATAGAGATTTTAGAAAATAAATTAGAAGAAAAGAACTTGAATATAGAAAAAGTTGCTATAGAGCCAGGAAGAAGTATTATAGCTAATTCTGGAGTAACGCTATATAAAGTAGGAAGTACAAAAACTACTTATAGTGGTAAAAAATATATATTTGTTGATGGAGGAATGACTGATAATATTAGACCCGCTTTATATCAAGCAGAATATGAAGGTGTTATTGCTAATAGATTGAATGATACTACTTGTGATACATATACTGTCGCTGGAAAATGCTGTGAATCTGGAGATATTTTAATTAAAAATAAAAATTTTGTTATACCAAATAATAATGATATACTTGCAGTTTTTTCAACAGGAGCTTATAATTATAGTATGGCAAGTAATTATAATAGACTTAAAAAACCTGCTGTAATTATGGTAAAAGATAAAAAAGTAAATTTAATTGTAAAAAGAGAAACTTATGAAGATTTAATTAGAAATGATTTAGATTTTGAAGAATAA
- a CDS encoding FAD-dependent oxidoreductase, whose amino-acid sequence MDLSFNLNLSADSKAKELDEKELYDVVIIGGGPAAMTAAVYCMRKGVKTALVTKNIGGQVSDTKSIENYMGYNYIEGEELVKKFEEQVKQFEIAFKDGILVTGLKIENDIKIISLDNGQSIKTKSVIVSAGNRWRELNVPGEKEFRGRGVSYCSTCDGPFFKNLNVVVVGGGNSGVEAALDLIKIAKHVTIVEFTDSLKADKILIDKLKEHENHKILLSSAIKEIKGDEYVTSVMIEDQNTKETYEYKTDGVFVEIGLIPNSNFLKDIIKLNNFNEIIIDEKCETNVPGVFAAGDITSVPFKQIIIASGEGAKAAMAACEYVMKK is encoded by the coding sequence ATGGATTTATCATTTAATTTAAATTTATCTGCTGATTCAAAAGCTAAAGAATTAGATGAAAAAGAACTTTATGATGTTGTAATAATCGGTGGCGGACCTGCAGCTATGACTGCTGCTGTTTATTGTATGAGAAAAGGTGTAAAAACTGCTCTTGTTACTAAAAATATTGGTGGACAGGTAAGTGATACAAAGTCTATAGAAAATTATATGGGATACAATTATATAGAAGGAGAAGAACTTGTTAAAAAATTTGAAGAACAAGTAAAACAATTTGAAATTGCTTTTAAAGACGGTATTCTTGTTACTGGATTAAAAATAGAAAATGATATAAAAATAATTTCATTAGATAATGGACAGTCTATAAAAACAAAATCTGTAATTGTATCTGCAGGAAATAGATGGAGAGAATTAAATGTCCCTGGAGAAAAAGAGTTTAGAGGTCGTGGAGTATCTTATTGCTCTACATGCGATGGACCATTTTTTAAAAATTTAAATGTAGTTGTTGTTGGTGGAGGAAATTCTGGTGTTGAAGCTGCTCTTGATCTTATAAAAATAGCTAAACATGTGACAATTGTTGAGTTTACAGATTCATTAAAAGCTGATAAAATACTTATAGATAAATTAAAAGAACACGAAAATCATAAAATTCTTTTATCTAGTGCGATTAAGGAAATAAAAGGAGATGAATATGTAACATCTGTAATGATAGAAGATCAAAATACAAAAGAAACTTATGAGTATAAAACTGATGGAGTATTTGTAGAAATAGGCCTTATTCCTAACTCTAACTTTTTAAAAGATATTATTAAATTAAATAATTTTAATGAAATAATTATAGATGAAAAATGTGAAACAAATGTACCTGGAGTATTTGCTGCCGGTGATATTACTTCAGTTCCATTCAAACAAATAATTATAGCAAGTGGTGAGGGTGCTAAAGCTGCAATGGCTGCTTGTGAATATGTAATGAAAAAATAA
- a CDS encoding CidA/LrgA family protein, which translates to MNILRQVFILISINYIGNLLSGIFGLVIPGNVLGFLILFLLLFSKIIKPIQIEKVSNLLLFNLTFLFIPSGVSLINILDKLKSVWIQILIISILSTIITIIVTAFTIQLLMGDRNE; encoded by the coding sequence ATGAATATACTTAGGCAAGTTTTTATTTTAATTTCAATTAATTATATCGGTAATCTTTTATCAGGTATTTTCGGATTAGTTATTCCTGGAAATGTATTAGGGTTTTTAATACTATTTTTACTGTTATTTAGCAAAATTATAAAACCAATTCAAATAGAAAAAGTTTCAAATTTATTACTTTTTAATCTTACATTTTTGTTTATACCTTCTGGAGTATCTTTAATAAATATTTTAGACAAATTAAAGTCTGTTTGGATTCAAATTTTAATTATATCAATTTTATCTACAATTATTACTATTATAGTAACAGCTTTTACAATTCAATTATTAATGGGGGATAGAAATGAATGA
- a CDS encoding LrgB family protein, protein MNDLIFNNINFGIVISLFFFIFFTYLHKKTKSQIINPLILTMVSIILFLLILNIPFNYYNKGAKFIGYLLGPATVALALPLYKQIHLLKKHFWVILIGILVGSTTAVLSVLFLSKIFGLDRITIISLLPKSITTPIGMSISQSYNGEVPFTIIAIIITGNTGAIFAPYILKIFNIKNRIAKGIAIGTASHAVGTSKALEIGEIEGAMSSLAIGLAGIFTVFIIPIVIKIFNI, encoded by the coding sequence ATGAATGATTTAATTTTTAATAATATTAATTTTGGTATAGTAATTTCATTATTTTTTTTCATATTTTTTACATATTTACATAAAAAAACAAAATCTCAAATTATTAATCCTCTTATTCTTACAATGGTATCAATAATATTATTCTTATTAATATTAAATATTCCTTTTAATTATTATAATAAAGGGGCAAAATTTATAGGATATCTTTTAGGTCCTGCTACTGTAGCGTTAGCGTTACCTTTATACAAACAGATCCATTTATTAAAAAAACATTTTTGGGTTATTTTAATTGGTATATTGGTTGGTTCTACAACGGCTGTTTTATCTGTATTATTTTTGTCAAAAATTTTTGGTTTAGATAGAATTACTATTATATCTTTATTACCAAAATCAATTACAACTCCTATTGGAATGAGTATAAGTCAATCTTATAATGGAGAAGTACCTTTTACTATTATTGCTATTATTATTACAGGAAATACTGGTGCTATATTTGCCCCTTATATATTGAAAATATTTAATATTAAAAATAGAATAGCAAAAGGAATAGCAATAGGTACTGCTAGTCATGCTGTAGGAACTTCAAAAGCACTTGAGATTGGAGAGATAGAAGGAGCAATGAGTAGCTTAGCTATTGGTCTTGCAGGTATTTTTACTGTTTTTATTATACCTATTGTTATAAAAATATTTAATATATAA